From the genome of Eucalyptus grandis isolate ANBG69807.140 chromosome 2, ASM1654582v1, whole genome shotgun sequence, one region includes:
- the LOC104433534 gene encoding transcription factor WER — MGAEAGESLHRKGLWTEEEDRLLLDHIRVHGPGRWNRIPKFTGLKRHGKSCRLRWLNYLSPAVKRGKFSEEEDDLIVRLHKLLGNRWSLIAGRVPGRTDNQVKNHWNTHLFKKLGTGNFKRPRSDPKPEYRAQEEQETTDHHHPINDSNAGNCDRLPPCRSTMSNTGADDAEVGDVLMRENFLTGSEGSDGEEWMRDHRVWLGSPMLSSDRYFELSNVGLEDLVIDSYSLDQMWRHL; from the exons ATGGGAGCGGAAGCGGGGGAGAGTCTTCACAGGAAAGGGCTGTGGACAGAGGAAGAAGACAGGCTCCTGCTCGACCACATCAGGGTCCACGGACCCGGTCGCTGGAACCGCATTCCGAAGTTCACCG GCCTCAAGCGACATGGGAAGAGCTGCAGATTGAGGTGGCTGAACTACCTGAGCCCTGCCGTGAAGCGCGGCAAATTCtccgaggaggaggacgacctCATCGTCCGACTCCATAAACTCCTTGGAAACAG GTGGTCACTGATAGCGGGAAGGGTCCCCGGTAGGACGGACAACCAAGTGAAGAACCACTGGAACACCCACTTGTTCAAGAAGCTTGGGACCGGAAATTTCAAACGCCCGAGAAGCGATCCCAAGCCCGAGTATCGAGCTCAAGAAGAACAGGAAACCACCGATCACCATCACCCCATCAACGATTCGAATGCAGGTAACTGTGATAGGCTCCCTCCCTGTCGGAGCACAATGAGTAACACTGGTGCTGACGATGCCGAAGTCGGAGACGTCTTGATGAGGGAAAATTTTCTTACGGGAAGTGAAGGTAGCGATGGTGAGGAGTGGATGAGGGATCACCGCGTTTGGCTTGGATCTCCCATGTTATCTAGCGACAGATATTTCGAGCTAAGTAACGTGGGACTGGAGGACCTCGTTATAGACAGTTACTCTCTCGACCAGATGTGGCGGCACCTCTAG
- the LOC104433533 gene encoding carbonic anhydrase 2 isoform X2: MANDKYEEAIAELSKILSDKCELQGPAAAKIKQITAELVATSNGNGFDPLERIKSGFVRFKKEKFEKNPALYGTLAKGQSPKFLVFACSDSRVCPSHILDFQPGEAFMVRNIANMVPPYDQNKYSGVGAAIEYAVLHLRVENIVVIGHSCCGGIRGLMSIPDDGATASEFIEHWVKICSPAKTKVKSDHSKLTFAEQCGHCEKEAVNVSLGNLLTYPFVREAAVKKTIAVKGAHYDFVKGTFELWDLDFKLSPALSA; the protein is encoded by the exons CGACAAGTGCGAGCTCCAGGGCCCCGCCGCCGCGAAGATCAAGCAGATAACGGCGGAGCTGGTGGCTACCAGCAACGGCAACGGGTTCGACCCGCTCGAGAGGATCAAGTCCGGGTTCGTTCgcttcaagaaagagaaattcgA GAAGAATCCTGCTTTGTATGGCACTCTTGCAAAGGGACAGAGTCCTAAG TTCCTGGTGTTTGCGTGCTCGGACTCGAGGGTGTGCCCGTCGCATATCCTCGACTTCCAACCGGGAGAAGCATTCATGGTGCGAAACATCGCCAACATGGTACCTCCATACGACCAG AATAAGTACTCCGGAGTGGGGGCGGCCATTGAATATGCGGTCCTGCATCTGAGG GTGGAGAACATTGTGGTGATCGGACACAGCTGCTGTGGAGGAATAAGGGGCCTCATGTCCATCCCAGACGATGGAGCCACTGCTAG TGAGTTCATCGAACATTGGGTTAAGATATGCTCGCCCGCCAAGACCAAGGTGAAATCGGATCACAGCAAATTGACCTTCGCGGAGCAATGCGGACACTGTGAGAag GAGGCAGTGAACGTGTCGTTAGGCAATCTTCTGACCTATCCTTTCGTGAGAGAGGCCGCAGTGAAGAAAACCATCGCGGTGAAGGGAGCGCATTATGACTTTGTCAAGGGAACGTTCGAGCTCTGGGATCTCGACTTCAAACTCTCGCCGGCTCTCTCTGCatga